A single Anopheles maculipalpis chromosome 3RL, idAnoMacuDA_375_x, whole genome shotgun sequence DNA region contains:
- the LOC126561904 gene encoding D-glucuronyl C5-epimerase B: MTALKNGVGASADQKAKFFLVIMRLNLKFLLISLCVTVALITFALWANCGVGHGLVPKWPQHHGDGDNPFEQTEEIDCIINQEYAIGCRKEGEEVYLPFSFLQKYFDVYGSLNVVDGSRRFDWTHSYGKVNYPKGAYDPRGIFMYFENYNVEMRDRVKCISAIDGVPISTQWESQGYFYATQIAQFGLSHYSKNLTEPEPRRKTVEDGERELATWIVPKGSSMNRTIDRIRPGAGGAVLSFSTGKSFDTAVVLPMDHVLDLVLSIDVLLKPNSTICVTLQNRETQKLYHVYYILADLLIGVQDENIYYGIGLNSTGGWKHLTRDLFVDLQKGLPQYASTDKRRKMRRTELKVVEISLLGNGSIDNLTLSTSEHISHFYDAAEWLIRHQDPSTGGWPIPVRRKLGSGFGELARGWYSAMAQGHAISLLARAYYHSKGEKRYLRAALDGLKLFRIPSYQGGVLATFLGKYAWYEEYPTTPHSFVLNGFIYSLLGLYDLNSTAPANQSNEAAVLFEQGMASLKKMLLLYDTGSGTSYDLRHFTLGIAPNLARWDYHATHVNQLLLLATIDPDPLISQTAERWKNYMVGKRAPHN; this comes from the exons ATGACTGCGTTAAAAAACGGTGTTGGCGCATCCGCAGATCAAAAG gcAAAATTCTTCCTCGTAATTATGCGGCtgaatttaaagtttttgctGATAAGCCTCTGCGTGACGGTTGCACTTATCACATTCGCACTGTGGGCCAACTGTGGCGTTGGGCATGGGCTTGTACCGAAGTGGCCCCAGCAtcatggtgatggtg ACAATCCATTCGAACAGACGGAAGAGATCGACTGCATCATCAACCAGGAGTACGCAATCGGTTGTCGGAAGGAGGGTGAAGAGGTTTACCTcccattttcctttctgcaGAAGTACTTCGATGTGTACGGATCGCTCAATGTGGTCGACGGTAGTCGGCGGTTCGATTGGACGCACAGCTACGGGAAGGTAAACTATCCGAAGGGAGCGTACGATCCGCGTGGGATTTTCATGTATTTCGAAAACTACAACGTAGAGATGCGCGATCGTGTGAAGTGTATCAGCGCAATCGATGGTGTACCGATATCGACGCAGTGGGAAAGCCAGGGCTACTTTTATGCTACCCAGATAGCACAGTTTGGACTGTCGCATTATAGTAAAAATCTAACCGAACCGGAACCACGGCGCAAAACGGTCGAAGACGGTGAACGAGAGCTGGCGACGTGGATTGTGCCGAAAGGTAGCTCAATGAATCGTACAATCGATCGGATTCGACCGGGAGCCGGTGGTGCGGTTCTTAGCTTTTCCACCGGAAAATCGTTCGACACGGCGGTCGTGTTGCCGATGGATCACGTGCTGGATCTGGTACTTAGTATCGATGTGCTGCTGAAGCCAAATTCAACGATTTGTGTGACACTTCAGAACCGTGAAACGCAGAAGCTATATCACGTTTACTACATACTGGCGGATCTGTTGATAGGCGTGCAGGATGAGAACATCTACTACGGTATCGGATTGAACAGTACTGGTGGGTGGAAACATTTGACTCGTGATCTGTTCGTCGATCTGCAGAAAGGACTGCCACAGTATGCGAGCACAGACAAGCGGCGCAAGATGCGACGAACAGAGCTGAAGGTGGTCGAGATATCGCTGCTCGGGAATGGAAGTATCGATAATTTGACGCTTTCGACGAGTGAGCATATAAGTCATTTTTACGATGCTGCTGAGTGGTTGATAAGGCATCAGGATCCAAGTACGGGTGGGTGGCCTATACCGGTGCGACGAAAGCTAGGGTCGGGATTTGGCGAGCTGGCACGTGGTTGGTATTCGGCGATGGCACAGGGTCATGCGATATCGCTTCTCGCTAGAGCGTATTACCATTCAAAGGGAGAGAAGCGATATTTGAGGGCGGCACTGGATGGGTTAAAGCTGTTCCGGATACCATCCTATCAGGGGGGTGTTTTAGCAACCTTCCTAGGAAAGTACGCGTGGTACGAAGAGTATCCAACGACGCCACACTCGTTTGTGTTGAATGGGTTTATCTACTCGCTGCTTGGGCTTTACGACCTGAACTCAACTGCGCCTGCAAACCAATCGAATGAAGCGGCGGTTCTATTTGAACAGGGAATGGCTAGTTTGAAGAAGATGTTGCTTCTGTACGATACCGGCTCGGGGACGAGTTACGATCTGCGACATTTTACGCTTG GTATTGCTCCGAATCTGGCGCGCTGGGACTATCACGCCACGCATGTCAATCAGCTGCTCCTGTTGGCCACGATCGATCCAGACCCGCTGATCTCACAAACGGCAGAACGATGGAAAAATTACATGGTAGGCAAGCGAGCACCACACAACTAG